One genomic region from Rhinoraja longicauda isolate Sanriku21f chromosome 34, sRhiLon1.1, whole genome shotgun sequence encodes:
- the LOC144609347 gene encoding histone H3.3A, whose protein sequence is MARTKQTARKSTGGKAPRKQLATKAARKSAPSTGGVKKPHRYRPGTVALREIRRYQKSTELLIRKLPFQRLVREIAQDFKTDLRFQSAAIGALQEASEAYLVGLFEDTNLCAIHAKRVTIMPKDIQLARRIRGERA, encoded by the exons ATGGCACGTACCAAGCAGACAGCTCGTAAATCTACCGGTGGCAAGGCCCCTCGCAAGCAGCTGGCCACCAAAGCAGCGCGCAAAAGTGCGCCGTCAACTGGGGGTGTCAAGAAGCCCCATCGTTACAG GCCAGGGACTGTGGCCTTGCGCGAGATCCGCCGTTACCAGAAATCGACGGAGCTGCTGATCCGTAAGCTGCCCTTCCAGCGCCTGGTGCGTGAAATCGCCCAGGACTTCAAGACGGACCTGCGCTTCCAGAGTGCAGCGATCGGTGCCCTCCAG GAGGCGAGCGAGGCCTACCTTGTCGGCCTCTTTGAGGACACCAACCTGTGCGCCATCCACGCCAAGCGAGTCACCATCATGCCCAAGGACATCCAGCTGGCGCGTCGCATACGCGGCGAGCGGGCCTGA